The Calliopsis andreniformis isolate RMS-2024a chromosome 10, iyCalAndr_principal, whole genome shotgun sequence nucleotide sequence GTATCACATGTCATGCGAAATCTTTAAATACTCCTTTACTATATCTGTGCtatttttaaaacattaaaCAGCGTTTCAGTCAATCCAGACAAGCGAAGCTAGCGAAAACGAATcttttttctaaaaaaattaCAGAACTTGACAGAGGTGGTTTCTGTTACCCAATTGATATGCTTACGAGGATCTCATTCCCATCACTGACGTCTTCTCGTGAGCGCCGAATGAAGTGCGTAGACGGCCGAGTAAACAACTTCAAGACAATCGTTCAATATGCAGACGCGCTAAAAATATTCGCAAAAAATAACTGCGCCCGAAATTACGTCTTCGTTCTCTGACCACGGTTTGCGCCGTCCACTCTCGACCCCCAGCCAAAAAACAGCTGCAGGACAGGCGTCTGAGCGCTTCCATGAGCGTCGAGATTTTTCTTgcgtcgaacctcaaacctccacgttAAATGTGATCGATATCTGCATGATCCTCGAAAAAATATGTACTACTCCTAGCGAGGAGTTTTTGATTAAACGCAATAATACGAAGTTAGTTAAAAATATGGCAGTtctcgaaaatataaaatactaccAAACCCATATAATATTCCTATATGTTTCATACTCATACgatattattttacatttccAAAATTACAATATAGGTTAAATCGAAAATTTTTTGTCAAGGATAGTACCTACAGGGTGCCACAGAAATAGgtgagcaataaaaataaacacacATCAGCCCCATTAAGCCTAGCATGGATTATTATTCGCCAGGCCACGCTCGAAAGCTCGAAATACTCGCGATCGTGTTTTCATTCATTTCCCATTCGAGACCCCTGCACGAACACAGCCTCTGAATGAAACCAGGCGGAATGGAGGAGCTTCCGACATGGAGATCAGCTCTGcataaagccttgttcagattagttaaaTTACTGGAATTCAAGCAGCTTGAACCAAAGTGATTTGAAGCGATTTGAAGCgatttgaccaatgtgaacgtgtcattttgttattactatgatcttCTACCCACTCTGTCTTTTTAATAGACACTACTGTTCTCTATAGTCGTGCAGACCTTCTCACAGTCGACAGTCGAATTTGCGATTAGCAGTCCCGTTGGATCGTACACAGCGCGATCGCCTCCGCGAGCGCAATTAACGCTCGTTATAACAGTACATACGCAAGGTTCTCCGTTCGAGGATTAGCTTTTACGTAAGCCCGACGAATTATGTATGCGTCGGTCTGAAAATTATATAAAACTGTTTTACATACTGGCCACGATCGAAACGGGCGAAAACACATGATCGAGGTGCACGTGACCGATCGGTATCGCCGCGAGGCAGTTTCTAGCGCGGCTGTCGATAGGTCCTGCAGCGCTGCCGAAACTATTTTCGAGCAGGTCACTCGTCGATCTTGATCGCGAGAGGCGGATAGAATCGACGCTATAAATATCGCCGCGGGATGGGCGACGCTTTTCTTGAAAAACAGAAACAAACGGAGCCGATCTTGGCTCGTTTTTGACACGCTTGTGTAACTTTCGCGCTCGAAACCTTTGTGCAAGCCTCGCCGCGATCCGCTTTCCTGGAATTCATTCGCGATGGTATGCAAATTCGTTCGACTGTTTTGCGAAACGAAGTTGCATCGAGACGCAATGACGTCTTGGATTTTGATTTCTGCATATCGCACCTGCCACTTTGTCGCTGGCTGGTCTCGTTCAGAGGACGGATAAAAACGCTCTTATCAGTTTCCTAGGAGTGAAGAAACGTTTTTAAATTCTGCCTGTGATATTTGGTAACGTCAGACTAATGTGTGACTTTTGGATTTTTGGTCTGTGGTTTTGTCGTGCAATATTCTCTGAAAATACGTGGGATGAGTCATCTAATCGGATCACTTAAATTATATAGCTTGTAAAATAGTAGCAGTTTCGATAAGTGATTTGATCAGCGGTAAATACTTTTCTAAATGTTATACCTTACGTTTAAAAGCTTCAAGACGAATTTTATATTTGCATAACAAATAAAAGAGAACTAAATAGCTTTTTTGGTACTATtaaagaaaaaaattgaaaattttatgaTATTATCATTTGCAGAAATATGATTAATAATATTCTTAATGAAAGTGCATATTTGATGCATACAAGTGCATAAGATATATCTTC carries:
- the LOC143185102 gene encoding uncharacterized protein LOC143185102, encoding MRLEGTDNQLDSVEGRVQETKRLAFDGMSSLAAAQLAVLFATSLEAQFSRARENHCENAVTRSWTVDSGLMLGQLFAYVLGLSEPCRRKGFFEDGILAKTVPDHLRETDKSVFIRPLNETSQRQSGRCDMQKSKSKTSLRLDATSFRKTVERICIPSRMNSRKADRGEACTKVSSAKVTQACQKRAKIGSVCFCFSRKASPIPRSTSDLLENSFGSAAGPIDSRARNCLAAIPIGHVHLDHVFSPVSIVAKPCVCTVITSVNCARGGDRAVYDPTGLLIANSTVDCEKVCTTIENSSVY